The genomic DNA ccatggcagttgactgcaagagtcgttcccctatttgcaacttggggacctgagcggttgcatggagctctgctctgagcttattaattactccgtgcggacggacgtgtgtttccatttatgatatatttacatatatagacagtttattcacaatcataatatttatgaaattagtaccaaacaataacgttaacgttgagtacaagtatccaatatcaaatattaaattatcaaaactaaatattaaataattcaacactcaatattaaataatcaattatgaaataattcaacactcaacattaaataatcaattatgaaataattcaacattaaatatcaaaccattcactcaatattaaatatgaaataattcaacgttaaatattatcaatactatcattaataaatcaatcgtaaagtaaattattatcaaaagaaatgtgatcgaattaatagtaaattattatcaaaagaaatgtgatcgaaattatgtgggtaattatgtaaatatgaaaatattataaatttaaattccatttaaaaaatatgaaatcaagcataggtaatgattctgaatatgtactaacttgcgaggcgccagaagagctacatactcatcccagcacctcctctttagctccaatttaacacaaaattctacatacttatcgggaacaacacacaaacacacgtccgcaccgagctcgctcaacccgcGTAATGCGATTAGGTATCTCAAAAACTAAAGGTAAGAGTTAAAATAATACCTAATAAACATTTTCGTCACATCTATCATATATGGTAAGTTTCATTAAATGGTAAGAAATGAGGTCGAATTTATTAAATAGTGTACTTAGGGGGATTTTGAAAAAACCTATTGCTGAAGATGGCGGATTAAATGCATTAAGTGCTTCCGCattcaaaataatacatatgaacaCACAATATTTAAGAACTTATGAGCTTAAAATCAAACCGCTAAGTGGATACCGAactatattaatttcatttgaatttatattttttaatttttagccctattttattacaattcaaaATAAGATGGTTACGTATTTTCgaggaatttttatattttacgacCCCCgtattgtgtgtacatatgtattgttttgaATGCTGGAGAAAACTTGGTATCAGCTAGTTTGGTTTGTGCGTATATCCATTTAGCGGTGCGTTTGAATCCCAGGTCATAAAGATGTCGAGCCGACATTGGGCACCCTTTAAACTTGAGCCGCCAAGTACAAATTCGcataaatttgaaaatggtCAAATTAGCCCCGAGACTGTTTTTGAgtgcatatacctacatacatatattgatttacaaCTGCCTATTTGCGAGCTTGGAATTTGATTTTAAGCTCACGCCTGAAGGCATGTTTGTACGTGAATACGGAGCTTTGCGGatcatttatacaaaattcaaaTGTTTTACATGATTTCATCCGAAACGAGGTTGAATCGTAACGAAGATGGCAATTTATTTTCAACTGTTTCATcaagtaataatatttatgaatttaattatatttaacatgATCGATTGCAAGACATTTTCAAAGAAATCAGTAGCCTCTTGCAGTTGCCTGTGCATTTGAAAAGGTTCCTATATTtcttttacgtatgtatgtatgtatgtttatattaacGGCAAATTACAGTAAAAAGTCGATGGGCGATAAGAGTGACGAATAGTAAATCTTACCTACGTTttatcagtggcgtagctagaaattttgggccctgatgcaaaAATAGCGAAAAGGcccttgatatattttttttaaatacgaaattaaataagtttatgcacatatttgacataataaatgtactaacttaaagttggtaaggttttggtcagaatttgttaaccggaagtagtaacaatatttattttaactctttgacctatttaactatttttatcctattgatatttaatatgtataatatttatagtgattttaattaacaaaaaaaaaaaattgaacaaaatccgacgaccggaagtagaacttttgtctagTGTAAGattccttatacatatgtagctgtttTTGTCGAACCTACGACTCTGCAATCGGAcgaggtaacattacgagaactctccacaccgtcaactgaatgtaacaatactacagtacataaacaaacacctgtcagttgcccgtatgacgttatagcggcatcctctaccgtttcacctccgccttattcagcttcaacttcactcgcgtctgctttagcttcagcatctactcctgggtgtgctactgtttctgcttctactgtttctgtttctgcttctcctctTTCTActataaaacctgcgaaatcttacagtcaggtcgcagcgctTTCTTCTTCTActtcacctctgccatcttcagcttcagctacacttacatcagcttctgcttcaacatctgattgtgttcctgtctcttgtgctACTGCTTTtgcttctactgtagatccttcaaattcgttcagtcaggtcgctgggacttcttccgggagactgccataTACTCGTGGATCTGGTgcacctgataaaactttacaggtggccactattccgaaattgaagaatgtacatgtttttaatctggcaaataactgcacttgtgatactgtgaaacagttcatattaaataaaattaaaaataaaagaatcaacgtttctcaggttgctaaaactgacatgtgcacgtcatttaaaattagtgtagatattgaaacttttaataaaattatcaatcctgaattttggcctatgggtactggcataagagaatggttatttctcaaaaaaatctctacttcctcgaaaccaattgcccaaacccgtgacccgtaacattaaactttattatcaaaatgtgcggggtttaaatacaaaactcaaggaattctacaacaacaccgcttctagatctattgacgtccttgctattactgaaacatggctaaactcatctgtacatgatgccgaagtacttgacagcagtttcaatatatatcgccatgatagatctgccagaggtggtggtgttcttctagcagttaaaaatgcaaatattatttcggttgaaagacttagtcatctagaggacattcatgaatgtgtatggctgaaactaagatttgttaacattcctttttttatatatatatgtactatttattttccaccaagatctccaccaaatatttataagcgattttttgatttaattatatttaattattcacatttaagtaatggtcgcatttttatatctggagattttaatctgaattcttctaactgttttcctgatgaccttaatttttttatatctttattcaacttaaaacaaattaatactattcgaaactcttttaataattccatgttggattttctattaacaaatttagattgtcagaatattattatttcaaattcagttgattccttggttcctgaagacagctatcatcctgctcttgatattcatttaaatttaactataacttattcctcacttcgtttaataaataactgtcttaatacctctgttctaaatggatggttatttacaaatgttgatttcaaatatttaaatgatattctttgtaattgtcaatgggagcgagtttatgagtgcaaagatgttaatttggccctctctaatttctatgacattatatattctatttttaatgattgttttcggatgaagggattagtgacgagtaaaaggatttatccgccttggtttactaaagaaattattaatcttttaaaaagtaaatatctaacacataaactctggaagaaatcgagcaatcctcttatcttaaataatttccgtattttacgtacggaaattaagaaattaattaataatgcatataatgtttatgtagctgattgtgaaagttccatagttaaaaaccctaagaaattctggaacttcatcaattctaaacgtgtaaatcgtgtaaagtcgactattatgtacaatgattctggattgttagagggtgatcaaaacattgctaatggatttgccgatttttttaaatcagttttcaataattctATTGATTCCacggaacctaccaatgactcggaatttactttccccactttagcgattaatcatcttgactcttccgatttgaaatatggctttctaaagttaaaaaatatttattcttccggtcctgactccatccctaattacatcctaaaaggatgtgaggttagtctcttagaacctttaaaattcatttttaacttaattctaaagaactcttcattccccaatttatggaaatgctctaaagtaactcctattcataagaaggacgataaatcttgtgtaaggaactacagaccaattactatcttgtcagcgccagccaaaatgtttgaggtaatattacacagatacatttttaatcactttcaaaatacgctcattgatcagcagcatggctttcgtccggccagatcagctattaccaattTGCTATGTTTCTCtagtgacataaccagcactttggattgtaattatcaaatggatgtaatatatactgattttgagaaggcgtttgataaagttgatcataaaattttagttagtaaattaagttttattggatttactaatAATCTTGttagtctttttatttcttattaacaggatcgacgtcaattcgttaaatttgggagttgcttttcttatgagtatgttgccactactgggattccccaaggatcaaatcttggccctttattattcgtaatatttatcaacgatattcaatcttctattctaaatcattctaaatttttattatatgcggatgacttgaaaatctataagagaataattgatttacctgacgctctttatttacaagaggatttgaattctatttatgaatgggctaatgttaataaacttcccttcaatatcctaaagtgtcggatcatttcttactctcgttctcgttctcctattaaatatccgtataaatttcatgattctcttcttcagagagaattatttatatctgatctgggaatagtcttcgaaaatagttggagtttcaacattcacattgagaatatctgtgatagggcaacaaaaatccttggattcgtaatccgtaattcgtccgaactagggctcactgcaattcgtctcttatattgtacattagttcgcagtgtgctcgagtttggctccattatatggtctccctatcaacttcgttactctctaatgttggaacgagtccaaaggaaattccttagatttttaaatctgaagacatttggattttatccatatctgttccctagtgcctttgtcttgggatctttgggtttcaactccctggcaaagagaagagatttatttctagggaaacatttcgtaaaattacttagaggagagattcacaatcccgctatcctggagaaactaaaattctgggccccggaaaatcatagagttttaagaaaacatgatatatttttgccaattagggctaaatcaaacgtgctcatgaactcccccctctcgagagctgttcgactccttaacttactggcacattacttggacctattcgatgccagttatgttgagttagtggaacacatcctaaatagcacgatataaatttttcaatcttatttctttgttttttttttgtgttcatattttttacttgatttttattatttttttatgatgtttttttttatttatgatttttattattttttatgatgttttttttataatttttatgatttttattatttgtattataatcacattgacgctttggggcaacctgtcaagtctctgtggtattgattttttttaaataaaataaaataaaaataaaatatttgcgcTCAAATTCTAtcgtaaaatgataaaaatattaattataaattcgattataattaatatgtagagatatagcacgacttgtgatatcacctatttccctcatcgaacttaatctgtacaaatgacatcatcgtgtcctcttctcgtacacgaaagttagccgtggccgaaatacttcgtccagcttacccataaaggcgattcgactcgctccagatacgcaatcacgagtacacgggaaatcccaaggagctacgcaactacgcatcaaacatcgaacacaaaggaagacctcgaccccgtcggaatcttccagaacgtgatctcaccagcccagctacgcgttgctcaagcaacacctttataaaccagtgcatcgtccccagatgccagtgagcttcaggaactcgacctagctcgttccagtgaatcctttacctacttcgctgtacatacaaatacacctgtattaatcgagtaataaagatcctcttcaaaattcaactgaatttccataggctgggAAATGGTCCAAAACCTTCAACCCCCCTATACTTACATGTAAACactaaaaagcaaatatcggaaggcaaagatcgaaaatcgaaagatcttaagtcgaaaaatcaaaaaaaaggtgcatggtaaacggtactatgtatatataatatatatgagtggcatgtggtgaaattatctctctttatgtcatacagccttgttaaatgtgcgcgcgcaggattcgggaggaaaagcctgttcctcttgttcctgttgtatcctgctcgcgcaattATGTGaatatgtacgacgggggggggagagagaattttaccgcacgccactgatataaagatatatactaaccgtttttcatatgtatgcatggtaaattttcgaatttttaacattcggtgcggtttttaacatcatattttatttttcgaattgagaagggttcggtgaatgcgcatatgaaactggtggggttcagtacctccaataaggttaagaaccactggtctagtcgataataatacaaattttgtaaataaaaagtatttgcgaataattttttttgtgtgacCAGCATAGaaatagaatgcatagaatcgagCAGTTTCACATTTACCAGTAAGTTGGTATAACTAGTACCAAAATTTAGACAACAAATGTCTAAAATGGCTGTTGCTGTCAGAGTCAATGCaaggacgatggagtgcaggctttgtcttggaccagctcctcccgagtcttccgtctccatcttcggcgatcctcatccacagcgtctggagcaacgcattcggacctgctgtcaaatttatgtcgGTTGCTGATTACAGGTTACAATTATTGTGGACCCCATTGGTTAATTCTTCTCTTAATCCTACTCTTTCacctgcaggttaaaagaggcgacgGGTTGCCGGAtacggtgtgtctttcgtgtaagactaatctggaattgttaatcagctttcgagaggcttgttttcgaaccaacgaaacgtctcaactgaggttagatgattgttcgaagatcaagactgaagaagttttttTGGAAGATataatatgggacgatgagccttcactaccGACAATTCACCAAGAGAAtaatgaaatttgttcaaagccaTTTCGTAAACCTAGCCTCGaggcacataaaaaattgcatactgggatacaaccgttcaaatgtgacacttgtttaaaatcatttgttcaTAAAGATcaacttgtgttacatttaaaatctcacacgggggaaaagccttacaagtgtgaaatttgtttaaaatcatattctaaaaaatctagccttgtgacaCATGCAAGAcagcatactgggataaaaccgcacaaatgcgaaatttgtttaaaatcattttctcgtaaATCTAACCTCAGGTCACATAAAATATTGCATACTGGAattaaaccacacaaatgtgatatttgcttaaaatcatttagtcaaCAATCTAACCTTAGAAAACATaacaaattgcatactgggataaaaccatacaaatgtgacatttgtttaaaatcatttattcaaaaaattgaacttgtgtcacatttaagatctcacacaggggaaaagccttacaagtgtgaaatttgtttaaaatcatattctaaaaaatctagccttgtgacaCATGCAAAAcagcatgctgggataaaaccacacaaatgcgaaatttgttcaaaatcattttttcgTAAATCTAACCTCGGATTACACAAaatattgcatactgggataacaACACttcacaaatgtgaaatttgtttaaaatcattttctcgtaaATCTAACCTCAGGTCACATAAAATATTGCATACTGGAattaaaccacacaaatgtgatatttgcttaaaatcatttagtcaaCAATCTTACCTTAGAAAACATaacaaattgcatactgggataaaatcatataaatgtgacatttgtttaaaatcatttattcataaaattgaacttgtgtcacatttaagatctcacacaggggaaaagtcttacaagtgtgaaatttgtttaaaatcatattctaaaaaatctagccttgtgacaCATGCAAAAcagcatactgggataaaaccacacaaaataTTGCATACTAGGATaaaaaaactacacaaatgtgaaatttgtttaaaatcattttttcgtAAATCTAGACTTGTGATACATctaagatctcacacaggggaaaagccttagaagtgtgaaatttgtctaaaatcatttactcatcAATCTTACCTTAGAAGACATAACAaaatgcatactgggataaaatcatacaaatgtgacatttgtttaaaatcatttagacataaatataaacttataaaaatataaactttataAACCAATAACGTTGAAGTGAAATGTACTAGTCTTGACATTTTTAAAGAattcaataatacatttaaagaaATGGATATCAACTTACAGAACAGTGTTTCTGTGATGACGGTGCTCCCAATATGGTGggaaaaaatattggttttattCAGCAGCTTCAGCAAACTCTTAGACATTCTCTgattgaatttcattttataatacatcagCTAGTTCTATGTGCGAAGCAAGGTTTATAAACATTTTCCAGTATAATGCCAGTTGTAATAATAGTCATCAACTTCATAAATGCAAGAGGTcttaatatacatttttgacGTTGACCTTCATTTTTTGCTCTTCACTTgtaaaagtacaaaaaaaaaaaaaaagtaaacgtaAACCATTTGGAGGATCAACTGTTGAACTTTTCTGTTAACAAATTTTAGGATTTCCAAATTTATTAGTATTGCTGCGTGGACGTTAAGGCGGGTTTCGGGGATCGGAGAGAAAAACGCAGTTGGGTTGtagaagttgtttttttttatttttgaggtAAGTGAGAAGCTTTAGATATGATTCCAAGATTTACTGATAACTCGGGACTCGTGGTGGTGACCGAGTGTTTCGAAAACCTTGACATCACTCGGGAGTTCACTATATGTCGTACAAAGGCATTTAGCGCATTACATTGGTTAATCTCTAACAACTTTTTTCTATAAGGACGTGGTCATACATCACGATGTTCAGTTTATTCAAAGTGATTTGGTTCGTGTTGCTGACCAACAACCTCTTGTTGAGCCGTCTCAGCCTCCCTTTGGTAACTCTTACTTGCCATTAAATAATGTGGCAAGATTAGTGCAGGCCTCATGGAATCAAGGTAAtggtaatattttcaattccgatttTGCAGGTATTCAATATTGTGCTATGGTGCTTGCCAATATTGTCAGAGATGCCTTTCTGCATgctattttaaacaatttaagggggtattctagtctagaaatttgaaaatatcgattttttttttgtttcatattttcaaagtttaaacctttaaaaatatgtccttaagaggatttttcaaaattcaaattattttcggagatatagctgTTTTAGTGACGTGGCATCCAACCGGCGCGTAACGttacccgaaactttaaacgcgtttttctcgaaactactttttCCAACGAGtttgacatgatatctcaagttctaaAGGGCCAATTAACTTAAAATTTGGCgtggttcttttttatatatccctCTATAGTCCGTACtagaattatgtaaaaatattgttttttaatatttttaaaaaattcaaaactgaaaaaaaaggccaaaaaatgacttttttttatttttttccgagGTACGGACCATAGCGACACTCTTATtaattaagaatttttttttcggatgACTAGAAGGGTTGGAATCGTGTCAAGATGGAGGCACCCTTCTTTTTACCTCCCCCACTTTACGAGcctgtaattttttcaatttttaatgtttttttttttcatttttgttatgtattattgggtaattggactattcgtcacattggggtggtcacaaagacaatttttgccatgaaaatcgcgaatacacaatatttggcactcaagttctcgttactatgatagttatcgttagtatgatggacttttcggctgccagatgttccgttatagagattttagtgactttgtgacgagtaatcaccgaaccgtattattgaaatattaataaacatattataaaaaaatgcatatcaaaaatgttgttagtttttgttttattgaattttaaaaaacgcccaaaatttgtccctctagactagaatacccccttaataaataaaacatatgaatattcaaataaatttaataaaattgaaaaataaaacagcaCATTGATGAATAATGGCTTAAGTACTTACGGCCGAACGTTTAAAACTTATCTCGATCAAATTAAGGAACTACAAATTAGATTGCTGAAATATTTGGTagacaaaaaatctaaaaataattgtaagaagGAACATGATAAACTATTTCTTCTTTGTAAAATACTACCCGTACATAGAAAAGTAATTTACTCTATAGCTATTGAACAATATTATGGTAATGACCACAAAACACTGGTTGTGCAAAATTATTTTACTCGACAGGAAGGTAAACTTTATCAGCcaaaacataataattattatggaCAAAGAATACGAAAATATGTAGTGCCTAAAATATTTAACAGGATACCATTATTAAAAGAAACCAAAAAATTAAAAGGGCTGGACAGctgcaccttgtccatacaaacgtactatacttctcccttcctcaattatggcactagagaaattattttttaatatgctatggatatccaccattggggtgcatctatcgttttatttttttgattaattattttttaaagga from Arctopsyche grandis isolate Sample6627 chromosome 1, ASM5162203v2, whole genome shotgun sequence includes the following:
- the LOC143914909 gene encoding uncharacterized protein LOC143914909, which encodes MSKMAVAVRVNARTMECRLCLGPAPPESSVSIFGDPHPQRLEQRIRTCCQIYVKRGDGLPDTVCLSCKTNLELLISFREACFRTNETSQLRLDDCSKIKTEEVFLEDIIWDDEPSLPTIHQENNEICSKPFRKPSLEAHKKLHTGIQPFKCDTCLKSFVHKDQLVLHLKSHTGEKPYKCEICLKSYSKKSSLVTHARQHTGIKPHKCEICLKSFSRKSNLRSHKILHTGIKPHKCDICLKSFSQQSNLRKHNKLHTGIKPYKCDICLKSFIQKIELVSHLRSHTGEKPYKCEICLKSYSKKSSLVTHAKQHAGIKPHKCEICSKSFFRKSNLGLHKILHTGITTLHKCEICLKSFSRKSNLRSHKILHTGIKPHKCDICLKSFSQQSYLRKHNKLHTGIKSYKCDICLKSFIHKIELVSHLRSHTGEKSYKCEICLKSYSKKSSLVTHAKQHTGIKPHKILHTRIKKLHKCEICLKSFFRKSRLVIHLRSHTGEKP